In the genome of Syntrophorhabdaceae bacterium, the window GCGGAGGAACGATCCATCACTTGCCGATAAGCATCCTTCCCATGAAATCCTTGAGGATCTCGTGCGTACCGCCTCCGTAGAGGAGGAAACGCGCATCCCTGAAATGGCGCTGAGGATTGTACTCGTTCGCAAATGCATTGGCGCCCCATATCCTTGTCACTTCGTCGACCACCTTGCAGCACGTCTCGGTGGCGAACATCTTGGCCATTGCCGCCTCGATGCGGCTCGGAAGTTTTTCCTTCATCTTCCACGCAGCGGAATAGATGAGAAGCCTGCTTGCCTCCATCTCCGTCGCCATGTCTGCAAACTTTGCCCTGATGAGCTGGTAGTTCCCGATGGGTTTTCCGAAGGCTATCCTTTTTCTGGCGTACTCCAGGCCCTCGTCATAGGCGGCCTGGGCGATACCCATCGCCATCGCGCCCGTCATGACCCTCACCTCGTCGAGGATCTCGCCGAGATATTCGATACCCTTGTTCAGTTCCGCTCCAAGGAGGTTCTCTTCCGGTACCCTGACATTGTCGAAGACAAGCTCTCCCGTAACGGTACCGCGGCACCCGAGCTTGTCAAGGACCTGACCGGGGGAAAATCCCGGTGTGCCTTTCTCGACGAGGAAAAAGTTGAGTCCCTTTGCGCCCAGGGAAAGGTCGGTCGTTGCGAGCACTGTCGCCATGTCGGCAACGGGACCGTTCGTGATCCACATCTTCGTGCCGTTTATGACCCACTCGCTCCCGTCCTTTACCGCCGTCGTCCTCGTTGCCGAAAGGTCCGATCCCGACTGGTCCTCGGTAAAACACATCGTGGCAACCTTTTCTCCCCTCATTGCAGGATAGAGACAGCGTTCTTTGATCGCTTCGGAGCCGAAACGGTATACAAAATAGGTGCCCATGAGGATATTCATAATGACGCTCTGGGCAAAACCTACGGAACCGCGGGCGATCTGCTCGTAAAAGATCATCGCTGTCACGGGGTCTGCGTTCATCCCGCCTATCTCCTCGGGATAGCGCAGGCCGAGATAGCCAAGTTTGGTGAAGTCCTTCCACAGCTCCCAGGGAAATTCGTCCTTCTCGTCGATCTCACGGGCCTTGGGAACCACCATGCGATCGACGGTGTCGGTTATGATCTTCTTGAAGAACTGCTGCTCCTCCGTAAAGGCAAAATCCATAAAACCCTCCTTCAGTTGATCTCGAAATCACATTTTTTTATAGTATCCTTGGCGATGATGGTCTTCAGTATCTCCGAGGTGCCTCCCCCGAAGAGCAGAAAGCGGCCGTCCCTGAAATATCTCTGGGCCGGGTATTCTTCCGCCAGACCATAGGCTCCGTGTATCCTCGACACCTCGTCGACGACGAAGCAGGCGGTCTCCGTGGAATAGAATTTTGCCATGGCGGCCTCCTTCCCTGTCAGACTGCCGCGGTCTTTGAGCCATGCGGCGTGATAGGTGAGAAATTCAGCCGCCCTGATCCTCACTTCCATCTCCGCGATCTTTTCCTCGATGAGCTGAAAGGCGCCTATGGGCTTTCCAAAGGCCTCACGCTGCCGGGCGTATTTGAGCCCCGCCACAAAGGCGCTCTTCGCAAGACCCAGCCCGAGACCGGCTATCATAAT includes:
- a CDS encoding acyl-CoA dehydrogenase family protein, with product MDFAFTEEQQFFKKIITDTVDRMVVPKAREIDEKDEFPWELWKDFTKLGYLGLRYPEEIGGMNADPVTAMIFYEQIARGSVGFAQSVIMNILMGTYFVYRFGSEAIKERCLYPAMRGEKVATMCFTEDQSGSDLSATRTTAVKDGSEWVINGTKMWITNGPVADMATVLATTDLSLGAKGLNFFLVEKGTPGFSPGQVLDKLGCRGTVTGELVFDNVRVPEENLLGAELNKGIEYLGEILDEVRVMTGAMAMGIAQAAYDEGLEYARKRIAFGKPIGNYQLIRAKFADMATEMEASRLLIYSAAWKMKEKLPSRIEAAMAKMFATETCCKVVDEVTRIWGANAFANEYNPQRHFRDARFLLYGGGTHEILKDFMGRMLIGK